A single window of Chitinophaga sp. XS-30 DNA harbors:
- a CDS encoding serine hydrolase has product MYIKLKALLLTGAVCLLMTSSAAAQERLSRIDSMILRHMRAQHIPGASALVIHHGRIIYNKQFGYADPASGRRMQQQDIFRIASQSKAITSLAAMMLWEEGKFLLDDPLSRYLPAFAQPQVLATFNERDSSYTTRPASREIRIRDLLRHTSGIAYAAVFSDPVMQAIYRKAGVPSGIGTTASTLKEKMALLATLPLQHDPGTAFTYGLNTDLLGYLIEIWSGQPLDVFLQQRIFDPLEMKDTHFHLPAEKHHRLAALYETAHDQLREVDHPIYEGVDPLFPTLRGTYLSGGAGLSATIGDYARFLQFMMNKGVYKGKRLISPATAALMLTNQLTADVRISPDPPQPEDFGFSLGGYALETAKNDYLSPAAVGAFGWGGAFNTHGWADPANELVAVLFTQEYLSPWFSIGEEFKVLVYQALVP; this is encoded by the coding sequence ATGTACATCAAATTAAAGGCGCTGCTCCTGACGGGAGCGGTGTGCCTGCTCATGACCTCATCCGCCGCCGCACAGGAGCGGCTGTCAAGGATCGACAGCATGATCCTTCGTCATATGCGCGCCCAACATATCCCCGGCGCTTCCGCACTGGTCATCCACCATGGCAGGATCATCTATAATAAACAATTCGGTTATGCGGACCCGGCATCCGGCAGACGGATGCAGCAACAGGACATCTTCCGCATCGCTTCACAAAGCAAAGCCATTACCAGCCTGGCGGCCATGATGCTGTGGGAGGAAGGGAAGTTCCTGCTGGACGATCCCCTGTCCAGATACCTCCCTGCATTCGCCCAACCGCAGGTACTGGCTACCTTCAACGAGCGTGACAGCAGTTACACCACCCGCCCGGCCAGCCGGGAGATCAGGATACGCGACCTGCTGCGGCACACCTCCGGTATCGCATACGCCGCGGTATTCAGCGATCCCGTCATGCAGGCAATTTACCGGAAAGCAGGTGTGCCAAGTGGTATCGGTACTACTGCATCCACGCTCAAAGAAAAAATGGCGCTGCTGGCCACACTTCCCCTGCAGCATGATCCCGGCACTGCTTTTACATACGGACTGAATACCGATCTTCTGGGATATCTCATTGAAATATGGAGCGGGCAGCCGCTGGATGTCTTCCTGCAACAGCGCATCTTCGACCCGCTGGAGATGAAGGATACCCATTTTCATCTGCCTGCAGAGAAGCATCACCGGCTGGCCGCCCTGTATGAAACGGCGCATGACCAACTCCGGGAGGTGGATCATCCAATTTACGAAGGTGTTGATCCGCTTTTCCCTACCCTGCGCGGCACTTACCTCTCGGGCGGCGCCGGCCTCAGTGCTACTATTGGCGACTATGCGCGATTCCTGCAGTTCATGATGAACAAAGGCGTGTACAAAGGCAAACGGCTGATCAGTCCGGCTACAGCTGCGCTGATGCTTACGAATCAGCTGACAGCGGATGTCCGGATCTCGCCTGATCCTCCGCAACCGGAAGACTTTGGCTTCAGCCTCGGCGGCTATGCCCTGGAAACGGCAAAGAACGATTACCTTTCCCCCGCAGCCGTCGGCGCATTCGGATGGGGCGGCGCTTTCAACACCCATGGATGGGCCGATCCGGCCAATGAGCTGGTGGCCGTATTGTTCACGCAGGAATACCTTTCGCCCTGGTTCAGCATAGGAGAAGAATTTAAAGTATTGGTGTACCAGGCGCTGGTTCCGTAA
- a CDS encoding family 43 glycosylhydrolase: MQRRLLCSLLLLAGLCAHAQSTFTNPLLPSGADPFSFYKDGYYYYTHTNGRSIELWKTASLADLKTAPHKVVYTPPRDSAFGKEVWAPEIHFLRGKWYVYFAADDGNNHNHRMYVIENDSPDPLEGTWTFKGKVAAATDKWAIDGNVFEYRRQLYMIWSGWEGDVNTSQNIYIAKMKNPWTIEGERVMISAPTHEWEKSGQKVIVNEGPQALMNGKKLFIVFSASGCWTDFYALGLLTFTGGKNLLHASAWKKTPQPLFRSSKENGVYAPGHNSFFQSPNGKENWILYHANANPGDGCGGKRSPRMQSFTWKKDGTPDFGVPVKTGEVLAIPAK, translated from the coding sequence ATGCAACGTCGATTATTATGCAGCCTTCTGCTGCTCGCAGGCCTCTGCGCACATGCCCAAAGTACCTTCACGAACCCTTTGCTGCCTTCGGGTGCCGACCCTTTCTCCTTTTATAAGGATGGATATTATTACTACACCCATACCAACGGGCGCAGCATAGAGCTCTGGAAAACCGCCAGCCTGGCGGACCTGAAAACAGCCCCGCACAAAGTGGTGTACACCCCGCCGCGCGATTCCGCATTCGGGAAAGAAGTCTGGGCGCCGGAAATACATTTCCTGCGCGGCAAATGGTATGTGTATTTTGCGGCCGATGACGGGAACAACCATAACCATCGCATGTATGTGATCGAAAATGATTCGCCGGACCCGCTGGAAGGTACATGGACCTTCAAAGGCAAAGTAGCTGCCGCTACAGACAAATGGGCGATTGACGGAAATGTGTTCGAATACCGCAGGCAGCTGTACATGATCTGGTCCGGCTGGGAGGGAGATGTGAATACCAGCCAGAATATCTATATCGCTAAAATGAAAAACCCCTGGACCATTGAAGGCGAAAGGGTAATGATATCCGCACCCACGCATGAATGGGAAAAAAGCGGCCAGAAAGTGATCGTGAACGAGGGGCCGCAGGCCCTGATGAACGGGAAGAAACTGTTCATCGTGTTCTCCGCAAGTGGCTGCTGGACGGATTTCTATGCCCTGGGGCTGCTTACTTTCACCGGCGGAAAGAACCTGCTGCATGCTTCCGCCTGGAAAAAAACACCGCAGCCGCTGTTCCGCTCATCAAAAGAAAACGGCGTGTATGCACCCGGACATAATTCCTTTTTCCAGTCTCCCAACGGTAAGGAAAACTGGATATTATACCATGCCAATGCCAATCCCGGAGACGGTTGCGGAGGAAAACGCTCACCGCGCATGCAGTCATTCACCTGGAAAAAAGACGGTACGCCCGATTTCGGGGTGCCGGTAAAAACAGGTGAAGTGCTGGCAATACCGGCGAAGTGA
- a CDS encoding SGNH/GDSL hydrolase family protein codes for MKRFSLMLLVCSTLALLSYTTAKKKKVIFFGDSITAAGVQPEGYISQMKHKDGAESYELIGAGIGGNKVYDLYLRMEEDVLAKKPDIVVIYIGVNDVWHKTSSGTGTDYDKFGKFYRALIKKLQAQKAKVILCTPAVIGEKKDGGNAQDADLDKYSAGIREIAAELKLPLVDLRKLFIEYNAAHNPENKEKGILTSDGVHLNKEGNAQVAATMWEAIRTL; via the coding sequence ATGAAACGATTTTCCCTGATGCTCCTGGTCTGCAGTACACTCGCATTGTTATCCTACACCACCGCCAAAAAGAAAAAGGTGATCTTCTTCGGCGATTCCATAACCGCGGCCGGTGTGCAGCCGGAGGGTTATATCAGCCAGATGAAGCACAAAGACGGCGCGGAAAGCTACGAGCTGATTGGCGCCGGCATTGGCGGCAACAAGGTGTATGACCTCTACCTGCGGATGGAAGAGGATGTGCTGGCTAAAAAGCCGGATATCGTGGTGATCTACATCGGGGTGAATGATGTATGGCACAAAACTTCTTCCGGCACCGGTACGGACTATGATAAATTCGGGAAGTTCTACCGTGCGCTGATCAAAAAACTGCAGGCGCAAAAGGCCAAAGTGATCCTTTGCACGCCCGCTGTGATCGGTGAAAAGAAAGATGGCGGCAATGCGCAGGATGCGGATCTGGACAAATACAGCGCCGGTATCCGCGAGATCGCTGCTGAGCTGAAGCTGCCGCTGGTGGATCTCCGCAAATTATTCATTGAATATAATGCTGCCCATAATCCTGAAAACAAAGAGAAAGGCATACTGACTTCCGATGGTGTTCACCTGAACAAGGAAGGGAATGCACAGGTGGCTGCTACGATGTGGGAAGCTATCCGGACATTGTAG
- a CDS encoding Na+/H+ antiporter subunit E, whose protein sequence is MNIMLTFIWVALTGQLMFFNFVLGFVLSYLILWIVVQENDGKRYYSRVPAVIIFILYFLYEFLKANIQVAYDVVTPRYFMKPGIVKYPMDAKSDLEITIFTNLISLTPGTLILDVSDDKKVVYIHVMYLTDREDFIRHIKNGMEKKLLDILR, encoded by the coding sequence ATGAATATCATGTTGACCTTTATATGGGTGGCGCTCACAGGGCAGCTGATGTTCTTTAATTTTGTACTCGGTTTCGTACTGAGTTACCTGATACTCTGGATCGTGGTGCAGGAAAACGATGGAAAACGGTATTACAGCCGGGTTCCGGCCGTAATCATTTTTATATTGTATTTCCTGTACGAGTTTCTGAAGGCAAATATCCAGGTAGCGTATGACGTAGTCACCCCCCGGTACTTCATGAAACCGGGAATTGTAAAGTATCCGATGGATGCAAAATCCGATCTGGAGATCACCATCTTCACCAACCTGATATCGCTGACGCCCGGCACACTGATACTGGATGTGAGCGACGACAAGAAAGTGGTGTACATCCATGTTATGTACCTGACCGACAGGGAGGATTTTATCCGACATATCAAGAACGGGATGGAGAAAAAACTTTTAGACATTTTACGATGA
- a CDS encoding proton-conducting transporter membrane subunit produces MTDNSIILPVLSHLFTAILLIFFWRKVRIQQIISVAGNLLILGLSIGLFVKTWRSGFLTMQAGDWQAPFGITFVADVFSSTMILLAGIAGLAASIYSTVGISRHRIQYGYFPIFHFLLLGLNGAFLTGDIFNLYVWFEVVIISSFVLMTLGGRKPQIEGAIKYVTLNLLASVMFLTAIAILYGLTGSLNMADLSLKLAKIDNRGLVNITGLLFFLGFGIKSAVFPLYFWLPSSYHTPPSAIAAIFGGLLTKVGIYALLRVFTLIFIPDEFTATMFTIIAAATLLTGAFGAFIKRNIRKMFSYLIVCHIGFLLGGLGMHTDVALAGTVFYLIHDIIVKTNMFLAAGLIYKISGTNNMEKLGGLYADYPKLSLLIAVVLFSMVGIPPLSGFWPKIYLFQASFATGNWYLLTAMIIASFITLFVIARLWADAFWRKKPATEAAVTDDFAEMPWYKRSLLVAPVIFLAAISLYIGFGAEHIMILSQRIATDLKDTAPYIKAVLGREIINF; encoded by the coding sequence ATGACAGACAACAGCATTATACTACCCGTCCTCTCACATCTCTTTACAGCTATCCTGCTGATATTTTTCTGGCGTAAGGTAAGGATACAGCAGATCATCAGTGTTGCGGGAAATCTGCTCATTCTTGGCCTCAGCATCGGGTTATTCGTCAAAACATGGCGCAGCGGCTTTCTCACCATGCAGGCCGGCGACTGGCAGGCGCCCTTCGGGATCACTTTTGTTGCGGACGTTTTCAGCAGCACCATGATATTGCTGGCCGGTATTGCCGGGCTGGCGGCAAGCATATATTCAACCGTGGGCATTAGCCGCCACCGCATACAATACGGCTATTTTCCCATCTTTCATTTCCTGCTGCTGGGGCTGAACGGCGCTTTCCTGACCGGCGATATCTTCAACCTCTACGTCTGGTTCGAAGTAGTGATCATCTCTTCCTTTGTGCTGATGACACTGGGCGGCAGAAAGCCGCAGATAGAAGGCGCTATCAAATATGTTACCCTGAACCTCCTGGCTTCCGTGATGTTCCTTACCGCCATTGCGATCTTGTACGGCCTTACGGGCAGTCTCAATATGGCTGACCTTTCGCTGAAGCTGGCGAAGATAGACAACCGCGGTCTTGTGAACATCACCGGCCTCCTGTTCTTCCTGGGCTTCGGCATCAAATCTGCCGTATTCCCTTTATATTTCTGGCTACCGTCTTCCTATCATACCCCGCCATCGGCCATAGCAGCGATTTTCGGCGGACTGTTGACCAAGGTAGGCATATACGCGCTATTGAGGGTATTCACGCTGATCTTCATCCCGGATGAATTTACCGCAACCATGTTTACCATCATTGCTGCAGCCACACTGCTGACGGGAGCATTCGGAGCGTTCATCAAACGTAACATCCGCAAAATGTTCTCCTACCTGATCGTCTGCCATATCGGCTTTCTGCTGGGCGGGCTGGGCATGCATACCGATGTGGCGCTGGCCGGTACGGTTTTCTACCTTATTCACGACATTATCGTTAAAACCAACATGTTCCTTGCGGCCGGACTGATCTACAAGATCAGCGGCACCAACAATATGGAAAAACTGGGAGGGTTGTATGCGGACTATCCCAAGCTTTCACTGCTGATTGCCGTGGTATTGTTCTCCATGGTGGGCATACCGCCGCTGTCCGGTTTCTGGCCCAAAATCTATCTGTTCCAGGCCAGTTTTGCTACCGGCAACTGGTATCTGCTCACGGCCATGATCATCGCCAGCTTTATTACGCTGTTCGTGATCGCCCGTTTATGGGCGGATGCATTCTGGAGAAAGAAGCCTGCTACGGAAGCCGCGGTAACGGACGACTTTGCGGAAATGCCCTGGTATAAGCGTTCGCTCCTCGTGGCACCGGTGATATTTCTTGCGGCGATATCGCTGTACATCGGCTTCGGAGCGGAGCATATCATGATCCTCTCCCAACGCATTGCAACAGATCTGAAAGACACGGCGCCCTACATCAAAGCAGTGCTGGGGCGTGAAATCATTAACTTCTAA
- a CDS encoding DUF2157 domain-containing protein — protein sequence MNIPLFEKLAEEELISAGSLEKVKTAAGRKLFSVHWELKTMLYLGVLLLSGGLGVLVYENIDTIGHQVILFAIALLCMGSFYYSNRHRQPFSWTKTYSPHAFADYAILLGCLLFVTFITYLQAQYEVFGTRYGAATFIPMVVLLFSAYYYDHLGVLSLGITNFAAWMGVAITPYRIFSQNDFSSERLIYTGMLLGVILLAAAFISEYRSLKKHFAFTYSNFGTHILFIAVLSALFSFERSMALWSAVLAGVCAFVYFQALRYRSFYFMLIMVLYAYTGLSYLVLRLFEPVEGYFTICMLYFLTSSVSVILLLIRLNQKLRHK from the coding sequence ATGAATATACCTTTGTTTGAAAAACTGGCGGAAGAGGAACTGATCTCCGCCGGTTCCCTCGAAAAAGTAAAGACCGCTGCCGGCAGAAAGCTTTTTTCGGTGCACTGGGAGTTGAAAACCATGTTGTACCTCGGCGTACTGCTGCTTAGCGGCGGACTGGGCGTCCTGGTGTATGAAAATATCGATACCATCGGCCATCAGGTCATACTGTTTGCCATAGCCCTCCTCTGTATGGGCAGTTTTTACTACAGCAACCGGCACAGGCAACCTTTTAGCTGGACGAAAACATACTCCCCGCATGCCTTTGCGGACTACGCCATATTGCTGGGATGCCTGCTGTTCGTGACCTTTATCACCTACCTGCAGGCGCAATACGAAGTATTCGGTACCCGGTACGGGGCCGCCACTTTCATCCCGATGGTGGTACTGTTATTCAGCGCCTATTATTATGACCACCTGGGCGTGCTCAGCCTCGGCATCACGAACTTTGCCGCCTGGATGGGAGTGGCTATCACGCCCTACCGCATCTTTTCACAGAACGATTTCTCCAGTGAGCGCCTGATATACACCGGGATGCTGCTTGGTGTGATACTGTTGGCGGCAGCATTTATCAGCGAATACAGATCATTAAAAAAACACTTTGCATTTACTTACAGCAACTTCGGGACGCATATTCTTTTTATTGCCGTGCTGTCCGCCCTGTTCTCGTTTGAACGCAGTATGGCCCTCTGGTCTGCTGTGCTGGCGGGTGTTTGTGCCTTCGTGTACTTTCAGGCGCTGCGTTACCGTTCGTTCTACTTTATGCTGATCATGGTGTTGTATGCCTACACCGGCCTTAGCTATCTCGTATTGCGGCTCTTCGAACCGGTAGAAGGGTACTTTACCATCTGCATGTTATATTTCCTGACCTCCTCCGTCAGTGTAATTCTGCTGCTGATCCGTTTAAACCAAAAGCTCCGTCACAAATGA
- a CDS encoding SDR family NAD(P)-dependent oxidoreductase produces MDLQLKGKTALVSGSTQGIGFAIAKRLLEEGAAVIINGRTEARINESIAKLQKAVPGADISGVAADFAKAEEVTALLEKVPEVDILINNAGIFEPKPFAEITDEEWMRFFEINVLSGVRLSRHYFPKMLARNRGRIIFISSESAIMTPDEMIHYGMTKTAQLAVSRGLAELTKNTAVTVNSLLPGPTKSEGVDEFVRQLAEKQNITPAEAETDFFKTMRPSSLIQRFADVSEIANLAAYLASPLSAATNGAALRADGGLVRSIY; encoded by the coding sequence ATGGACCTTCAATTAAAAGGAAAGACCGCTCTTGTAAGCGGATCAACACAGGGCATCGGGTTTGCGATCGCGAAAAGGCTGCTGGAAGAAGGCGCTGCGGTCATCATTAACGGCCGGACCGAAGCCAGGATCAACGAGTCGATAGCAAAACTCCAAAAGGCCGTACCGGGCGCTGATATTTCCGGCGTGGCCGCTGATTTTGCGAAAGCAGAGGAAGTAACCGCCCTGCTGGAAAAAGTACCGGAAGTGGATATTCTCATCAATAACGCCGGGATCTTTGAGCCGAAACCTTTTGCGGAGATCACCGATGAAGAATGGATGCGTTTCTTCGAGATCAATGTACTGAGCGGGGTACGGCTTTCCCGGCACTATTTCCCGAAAATGCTTGCCCGGAACCGGGGAAGGATCATTTTCATTTCCAGTGAATCCGCCATCATGACGCCTGATGAAATGATACACTATGGCATGACCAAAACAGCGCAGCTGGCGGTGAGCAGAGGTCTTGCCGAACTGACAAAAAATACAGCCGTTACCGTTAACAGTTTACTGCCCGGTCCTACCAAATCGGAAGGCGTAGATGAATTTGTGCGCCAGCTGGCCGAAAAACAAAATATCACACCGGCAGAAGCTGAAACGGACTTCTTCAAGACTATGCGCCCGTCCTCCCTCATCCAGCGGTTTGCGGACGTTTCGGAGATCGCGAACCTCGCGGCCTATCTGGCAAGCCCGCTTTCCGCTGCCACCAATGGCGCTGCGCTGCGGGCAGACGGAGGCCTGGTACGGTCCATCTACTGA
- a CDS encoding Na+/H+ antiporter subunit B, translating into MKSVILRTASNYLLPLLLLFSVFILLRGHYSPGGGFVGGLMASIAFVLHAFANKLENTRKLLRFPPGSFIPVGLAIGFLSGLAPVFVGKPFLTALWFDTPVLIVGLVGTPLFFDIGVFFVVIGITLTILFNISENIL; encoded by the coding sequence ATGAAAAGTGTCATTTTAAGAACAGCTTCCAACTACCTGCTGCCATTGCTGCTGTTATTCTCCGTATTCATCCTGCTGCGGGGGCACTACTCCCCGGGAGGCGGGTTCGTAGGCGGATTGATGGCATCCATAGCTTTTGTGCTGCATGCGTTTGCGAATAAACTGGAAAATACGCGAAAGCTGCTGCGGTTTCCTCCGGGATCATTTATTCCGGTGGGGCTGGCCATTGGCTTCCTGAGCGGCCTGGCGCCGGTGTTCGTGGGCAAGCCCTTCCTGACGGCCTTGTGGTTTGACACACCGGTGCTTATTGTAGGCCTGGTTGGCACACCTTTATTCTTTGACATCGGGGTATTCTTTGTGGTGATCGGCATTACGCTGACCATCCTTTTCAATATCTCGGAAAACATCCTGTAG
- a CDS encoding Na+/H+ antiporter subunit C yields the protein MELLLIILIGVLYATGIFMMLRRSMVKLLIGLILLGNGANMLIFVLGGITMGKPPIIGDSEKILSGVYADPIPQALILTAIVISFGLQAFAIVLLKRVYVLIETDDMNDLNTPDTDI from the coding sequence ATGGAGTTATTACTGATTATACTGATCGGCGTACTGTATGCTACCGGCATCTTCATGATGCTGCGGCGCAGCATGGTTAAACTGCTGATCGGGCTGATACTGCTGGGCAATGGTGCCAATATGCTGATCTTCGTGCTCGGAGGCATTACCATGGGCAAACCGCCCATCATTGGAGACAGTGAAAAAATACTGAGCGGCGTCTATGCCGATCCTATTCCCCAGGCGCTGATCCTCACCGCTATCGTGATCAGTTTCGGCCTGCAGGCCTTTGCCATTGTATTGCTGAAAAGAGTGTATGTATTAATTGAAACAGATGACATGAACGATCTCAACACACCGGATACAGACATATGA
- a CDS encoding pirin family protein → MKKAIQHILQGREKRITEDETVIQPLPHKDFRFANPFIVLHHIGPETIPAGSAMRIHPHPHRGFSPVSFFIQGAGYHMDNAGHSGTIEAGGIQWMFAGKGLLHSEGPTKEILEKGGVQEMIQIWVNVPKAHKWDEPYYQSASKEQLPRVLEQDGVELRLASGEYEGKRSPMKSFTPVIAINGAIEKGKTVSITATPGYQALLYVSKGSFLVNGQETAQMHQLVVFEKEHDEIVITANEDSAILYLSAEPIDEPVAAKDNFVMNTPEEVEQAMADYRNGVFGTLEY, encoded by the coding sequence ATGAAAAAGGCTATCCAACACATCCTGCAGGGCAGGGAAAAACGCATCACCGAAGATGAAACTGTGATACAACCGCTACCCCATAAAGACTTCAGATTTGCCAATCCCTTCATCGTGCTGCATCACATCGGCCCGGAAACCATTCCCGCGGGATCGGCGATGCGCATTCACCCGCACCCGCACCGCGGCTTCTCCCCGGTGTCTTTTTTCATTCAGGGCGCGGGATATCATATGGACAATGCCGGACATTCCGGCACCATAGAAGCGGGCGGCATTCAATGGATGTTCGCGGGAAAAGGACTGCTGCACAGCGAAGGCCCCACCAAAGAAATACTGGAAAAAGGCGGCGTACAAGAGATGATACAGATATGGGTGAATGTGCCGAAAGCCCACAAATGGGATGAACCTTACTACCAGTCCGCCTCCAAAGAGCAATTACCCAGAGTACTGGAACAGGATGGTGTGGAGCTGCGGCTGGCCAGCGGCGAATACGAAGGCAAGAGAAGCCCGATGAAAAGCTTTACCCCTGTGATCGCCATCAACGGCGCCATCGAAAAAGGAAAAACCGTGAGCATAACGGCCACTCCCGGCTATCAGGCATTGCTGTACGTGTCCAAAGGGAGCTTCCTCGTGAATGGACAGGAAACGGCGCAAATGCATCAGCTGGTGGTGTTTGAGAAAGAGCATGACGAGATCGTTATCACTGCAAATGAAGATTCGGCTATCCTGTACCTTTCCGCCGAACCGATCGATGAACCGGTGGCCGCGAAAGATAATTTTGTTATGAATACCCCCGAAGAAGTGGAACAGGCAATGGCGGATTACAGGAACGGGGTGTTCGGAACGCTTGAATACTGA
- a CDS encoding putative monovalent cation/H+ antiporter subunit A, giving the protein MLPALLSGFIFAILILLFGKQVRGKSAMAVTLLPLGLFTYFLFLLPEIANGNALLFSYPWIPSMGINLDFKVDGLSLLFSLLITGIGALVFFYASYYLKGHRYLDRFYCYLCIFMAAMLGVVLSDNVILLFVFWELTSISSFFLIGFNNDDPASRKSSIMALAITGGGGFLLMAGFILLGSISHTYSIREMLTSSAVLKENAAYGWILVLLFAGAFTKSAQFPFHFWLPGAMKAPTPVSAYLHSATMVKAGIYLLARFTPVLGSHPAWNNTLLITGGITMLYSAFHAIFRTDLKGILAYSTISALGMLVFLLGAGSEQAMLAVAVFIIVHALYKAALFLTAGILDHETGTRDVTQLSGLRKVMMPVAIAGLLAALSSAGLPGTFGFIGKDLIYETTLHAGTLNIWLTAAAVLTNILLLYAGFLAGIKPFSGDLPEAFKAVHLPDMRLWAPPLLLAVLGLAYGIIPALTDTSLVQPVVQALSPGAAVTPLKIWHGFNTILLLSGITLAGGIGLYYYRQPSARRQQALQRYDFISPETLLLKSAGKFDVFSHWYTNKLHNGYLRSYVNVIVIFMSGLLGYKLITGVNIYLDLSNLSRITMYDVTIFCIIIAAIWKTISTSSRITAVASMSIVGYCICLLFVIYSAPDLAMTQFTIDTLTVVLFVLVLFRLPRFLRINDTRVVVRDSIVSIIFGSLIAIIALEVMNEPTNKETSRYYAENAYLLAKGKNVVNVMLVDFRGFDTLIEITVLVIAALGVYSLLKLRVSSTEKE; this is encoded by the coding sequence ATGCTCCCTGCGCTACTTTCCGGTTTTATATTCGCGATACTGATCCTGCTTTTCGGAAAACAGGTCCGTGGAAAGTCAGCTATGGCAGTTACCCTTCTTCCCCTTGGCCTGTTCACCTATTTCCTGTTCCTGCTACCGGAAATCGCGAACGGCAATGCCCTGTTATTCAGCTATCCCTGGATCCCGTCCATGGGCATTAATCTGGACTTCAAAGTGGACGGCCTCTCACTGCTGTTCAGCCTGCTGATCACAGGGATCGGGGCGCTCGTGTTCTTTTATGCATCTTATTACCTGAAGGGGCATCGTTACCTGGACCGGTTTTACTGTTATCTCTGCATATTCATGGCGGCCATGCTGGGGGTCGTGCTGTCAGACAATGTGATCCTGCTGTTTGTATTCTGGGAACTGACCAGCATCAGCTCATTTTTCCTGATCGGTTTCAACAACGATGATCCCGCATCCCGGAAGAGTTCCATCATGGCGCTGGCCATTACCGGCGGTGGCGGGTTTCTGCTGATGGCGGGCTTTATCCTGCTCGGCAGCATCAGCCATACCTATTCCATCCGGGAAATGCTGACTTCATCCGCAGTGCTGAAGGAAAACGCCGCCTATGGATGGATATTGGTGTTGCTGTTCGCCGGCGCTTTCACCAAATCCGCGCAGTTCCCTTTTCATTTCTGGCTGCCGGGCGCTATGAAGGCCCCTACGCCTGTTTCCGCCTACCTGCATTCTGCAACCATGGTGAAGGCCGGTATTTATCTGCTGGCCCGCTTCACACCCGTGCTTGGCTCCCATCCTGCCTGGAACAACACGTTGCTGATCACCGGCGGTATCACCATGTTATACAGCGCCTTTCATGCCATATTCCGTACCGATCTTAAAGGCATCCTTGCCTATTCCACCATTTCCGCACTGGGCATGCTTGTGTTCCTGCTGGGCGCAGGCAGCGAACAAGCCATGCTGGCCGTTGCCGTATTTATCATTGTGCATGCCCTGTACAAAGCGGCCCTGTTCCTCACGGCCGGGATACTGGACCATGAGACCGGTACCCGGGATGTTACACAACTAAGCGGCTTGCGTAAAGTGATGATGCCGGTGGCCATCGCCGGTTTGCTGGCAGCTTTGTCAAGCGCCGGGCTGCCGGGGACCTTCGGTTTTATTGGAAAAGACCTGATTTATGAGACCACATTGCATGCAGGCACGCTCAACATATGGTTGACCGCTGCCGCTGTACTGACCAATATACTACTGCTGTACGCAGGTTTTCTTGCCGGCATCAAACCTTTCAGCGGCGATCTTCCGGAAGCCTTCAAAGCGGTTCACCTGCCGGACATGCGTCTCTGGGCGCCTCCGCTGCTGCTGGCGGTACTTGGGCTGGCCTATGGCATCATTCCCGCGCTGACGGATACTTCCCTGGTGCAACCGGTCGTGCAGGCGCTGTCGCCCGGTGCAGCCGTCACCCCGTTGAAAATATGGCACGGTTTCAACACCATCTTGCTACTCAGCGGCATTACGCTCGCCGGCGGCATTGGATTGTACTATTACCGGCAACCTTCGGCCCGCAGGCAGCAGGCGCTGCAACGGTATGATTTCATCAGCCCGGAAACATTGTTATTGAAAAGCGCCGGGAAGTTTGACGTTTTCAGCCACTGGTACACCAACAAGCTGCACAACGGGTATCTGCGTTCCTATGTCAATGTCATTGTCATATTCATGAGCGGCCTGCTTGGCTATAAGCTGATCACCGGGGTGAATATCTATCTGGACCTCAGCAATCTTTCCCGGATCACCATGTACGATGTAACCATCTTCTGCATCATCATTGCCGCAATCTGGAAAACGATCTCCACTTCCTCCCGCATTACAGCCGTGGCCTCCATGAGCATTGTCGGCTATTGCATATGCCTGCTGTTCGTGATCTACAGTGCGCCGGACCTTGCCATGACGCAATTCACCATCGACACATTAACGGTCGTGCTGTTTGTACTGGTGCTTTTCCGGTTGCCGCGTTTCCTGCGCATCAATGACACGAGGGTTGTGGTGCGGGACAGCATCGTGTCCATCATATTCGGTTCCCTGATCGCCATCATTGCGCTGGAAGTGATGAACGAACCCACCAACAAGGAAACCAGCCGGTACTATGCAGAGAATGCCTATTTGCTGGCCAAGGGAAAGAATGTGGTGAATGTAATGCTGGTGGACTTCCGGGGCTTTGATACATTGATAGAGATCACCGTGCTGGTCATTGCCGCACTGGGGGTGTACAGTCTGCTGAAATTAAGGGTCAGCTCAACAGAAAAAGAATAG